A single Streptosporangiales bacterium DNA region contains:
- a CDS encoding ATP-binding cassette domain-containing protein, with the protein MSRGLQVRGLVAGYGSIQILREVSLEVGRGETVCVLGANGAGKTTLVQSLCGFTDVFSGTMHHDGVDLRTIRADQRPGRGIALVPEGRRLFPRLSVEENLRVAFFHRRRSVPPARRHELLARTYEMFPILAERRGQLAGTLSGGQQQMVSVGRALLQEPALLVLDEPSFGLAPIVTSRIYEVIKELAESAELSILLVEQSAALALSVADRAYVMQTGSVVAHGAASEIAEDPAIRAAYLGATT; encoded by the coding sequence GTGAGCCGGGGCCTCCAGGTGCGGGGCTTGGTCGCGGGGTACGGTTCAATCCAGATTCTGCGCGAGGTGTCCCTCGAGGTGGGAAGAGGCGAGACGGTCTGCGTGCTGGGTGCCAACGGCGCAGGCAAGACCACGCTGGTCCAGTCCTTGTGTGGCTTCACCGACGTCTTCTCCGGCACCATGCACCACGACGGGGTCGACCTGCGCACCATCCGGGCCGATCAGCGCCCAGGCCGGGGCATCGCACTGGTGCCCGAGGGTCGGCGGCTGTTCCCGAGGCTCTCGGTGGAGGAGAATCTCAGAGTCGCGTTCTTCCACCGCCGGCGCAGCGTGCCACCGGCCCGTCGCCATGAGCTTCTGGCTCGCACCTACGAAATGTTTCCGATCCTGGCCGAGCGGCGCGGCCAGTTGGCGGGCACCTTGAGCGGAGGCCAGCAGCAGATGGTCTCGGTCGGTCGCGCGTTGCTACAGGAGCCGGCATTGCTCGTCCTCGATGAGCCGTCCTTCGGTCTTGCCCCGATTGTCACCAGCCGCATCTACGAAGTGATCAAGGAGCTTGCGGAGTCCGCTGAGCTCTCGATCCTGCTGGTTGAGCAGAGCGCGGCGCTCGCGCTCAGCGTGGCTGACCGGGCCTATGTCATGCAGACCGGCTCCGTCGTCGCGCACGGGGCCGCCAGCGAGATCGCCGAGGACCCTGCGATAAGAGCTGCCTACCTCGGCGCCACGACCTGA
- a CDS encoding ATP-binding cassette domain-containing protein, whose amino-acid sequence MDTVNPTSRASAAHLVRRLTVLVPGALLLAWPLINGSPYILGLGIAIACYAMAAIGVDFAFGRAGLLSLGHGVYFGAGAYTAAVISQHSFTTPALVLVAAGAAVAAVLGLLLGAVFLRVGGYYFSVATLGAVFILASVLRGNTSLGGAAGLAGVNRNLVGQTPSTDANLYLVVAVVLALLIWSATSFGRTRMGRALTATREMPTAARVFGVPVFGVRLRAFTLSAAIAGVAGSFFAVYQQYVSPEVAGLNQSVQFLVMNVAGGLGTGWGPAVGALFIRGLPEVAAPLRDYQVLTQGVILVVVLLWLRSGLAGGLVQLLKRAQGALAARSLSTGAGAAPAAVRLPVRRVASSVLEVSGVTVRFGGLRAVDEVSLEVRSGRITGLIGPNGAGKSTMLNAISGLQKLSQGRITLDGADVSSLDARRRAYLGMSRTFQFVDLAPALSVIENVALGTFRTTRSGFARALVPGATRAEERRVAAQCLAALDMVGMAHLAHSTPKSLSAGQLRMLDVARALVSEPRVLLLDEPAAGLTDPEIDEFADCLESLRDDHGIALLLVEHDMRLVQRVCDHTVVVDAGRMLATGTPAEVINDAAVITAYLGTGVAS is encoded by the coding sequence ATGGACACCGTGAACCCCACCTCGCGCGCGTCTGCCGCGCACCTGGTCCGACGGCTCACGGTGCTCGTGCCGGGCGCCTTGTTGCTCGCCTGGCCGCTGATCAACGGGTCGCCTTACATCCTCGGCCTTGGCATCGCCATCGCCTGCTACGCGATGGCCGCGATCGGCGTCGACTTCGCATTCGGTCGGGCGGGTTTGCTCAGCCTCGGCCACGGGGTCTACTTCGGTGCGGGCGCCTACACGGCCGCGGTTATCTCCCAGCACTCGTTCACCACACCGGCGCTGGTGCTGGTGGCCGCCGGCGCCGCGGTAGCTGCCGTCCTGGGGCTGCTGCTCGGCGCGGTCTTTCTCCGGGTGGGCGGCTACTACTTCAGCGTCGCCACGTTGGGTGCGGTGTTTATCCTGGCCTCGGTGCTGCGAGGCAACACCAGCTTGGGCGGTGCGGCGGGACTGGCCGGGGTCAATCGGAACCTGGTCGGCCAGACGCCCAGCACCGACGCCAACCTCTATCTTGTCGTAGCCGTCGTCCTGGCCCTGCTGATCTGGTCGGCGACCTCGTTCGGCAGGACGCGGATGGGCCGCGCGCTCACGGCAACCCGGGAGATGCCGACGGCGGCCCGAGTCTTCGGTGTGCCTGTCTTCGGCGTACGGCTGCGCGCGTTCACGCTCAGCGCCGCCATCGCCGGCGTCGCTGGCTCCTTCTTCGCGGTCTACCAGCAGTACGTCTCGCCCGAGGTTGCCGGACTCAACCAGAGCGTGCAGTTTCTGGTGATGAACGTTGCGGGCGGGCTCGGTACCGGCTGGGGACCTGCGGTCGGCGCCCTGTTCATCCGTGGGCTGCCCGAGGTGGCTGCGCCGCTGCGCGACTACCAGGTCCTCACGCAGGGCGTGATCCTCGTGGTGGTGCTTCTCTGGCTGCGCTCTGGCCTAGCCGGCGGACTGGTCCAACTGCTCAAGCGCGCGCAGGGTGCCCTCGCCGCGCGCAGCCTGTCGACGGGAGCGGGAGCGGCCCCGGCCGCCGTAAGGCTCCCGGTCCGGCGGGTCGCCTCCAGCGTGCTCGAGGTCTCTGGGGTCACCGTCCGGTTCGGGGGTCTGCGCGCGGTCGACGAGGTCTCCCTTGAGGTCCGGTCGGGGCGCATCACGGGTCTGATCGGTCCCAACGGCGCCGGCAAGAGCACGATGCTCAATGCCATCAGCGGCCTTCAGAAGCTGAGCCAGGGGCGCATCACACTGGACGGCGCGGACGTGTCCTCGCTGGACGCGCGGCGGAGGGCCTATCTCGGCATGTCGCGCACCTTCCAGTTCGTTGACCTCGCGCCAGCGTTGAGCGTGATCGAGAACGTCGCTCTTGGCACGTTCCGGACCACGCGATCCGGCTTCGCCCGGGCGCTCGTGCCCGGCGCCACCCGAGCCGAGGAGCGCCGGGTGGCCGCGCAGTGCCTGGCCGCGCTGGACATGGTCGGCATGGCGCACCTGGCACACAGCACGCCCAAGTCGCTGTCGGCCGGTCAGCTTCGGATGCTCGACGTCGCGCGAGCTCTGGTCTCCGAACCGCGTGTACTGCTTCTTGACGAGCCGGCCGCAGGCCTCACCGACCCGGAGATCGACGAGTTCGCCGACTGCCTGGAGTCGCTGCGCGACGACCACGGCATCGCCCTGTTGCTGGTTGAGCACGACATGCGGCTGGTCCAACGCGTTTGTGACCACACCGTGGTGGTGGACGCGGGCCGGATGTTGGCCACCGGTACGCCGGCGGAGGTCATCAACGACGCTGCTGTGATCACGGCGTATCTCGGGACGGGGGTGGCCTCGTGA
- a CDS encoding UbiD family decarboxylase: MSQTREPARSLRETIDFLRSKGQLLESAQAVDPNVGVIALQKHFDGGPGLLFNDVKGYPDHRIVTNVIAREDILTKLFPCDSPRELKRRFQRALTQPVAPRLVESAPVQEVVITDDVDVWREVPMVSHTFEDPGRTLGGGITCVTGRHFWGGSHIAFNRMNFRGKDFSSFQISPGSHGDMIATEFYRKERVPMTINIGVPPAVTITASSAFDYLLLPKGSDELGVAGAFQGFPVDVVRAKTVDALAIAESEIVIEGYLDTEEKVWESPLAEEDNAQGQHPFHPEWAGYMGKAYRTYKFTATAITRRADRPIYHALGVHMQEVHNACVIPREAALLELADRIEPGLVTDVHVPWAMTEWGGAVFQVKKRRQRDEGAQINIMDTILAASRGMRVAITVDDDIDIYDLNDVVWAATTRVNPATDVHRVAIGGVGQTFQPGDRASAGAADWTASNIRFPGGVCIDATAPFAYRDAFDRPTYPIDAVDPATFFGTDAVASIRREQAGQWLERLAAKGL; encoded by the coding sequence GTGTCCCAGACCCGCGAACCGGCCCGAAGCCTGCGCGAGACCATCGACTTCCTGCGCAGCAAGGGCCAGCTGCTGGAGTCGGCCCAAGCCGTGGACCCTAACGTCGGGGTGATCGCGCTCCAGAAGCACTTCGACGGTGGACCGGGGCTGCTGTTCAACGACGTTAAGGGCTATCCGGACCACCGGATCGTCACCAACGTCATCGCCCGCGAGGACATTCTCACCAAGTTGTTCCCGTGCGACTCCCCCCGCGAGCTCAAGCGGCGCTTCCAGCGGGCGCTGACGCAGCCGGTAGCACCGCGGCTGGTCGAGAGCGCACCGGTTCAGGAGGTCGTCATCACCGATGATGTCGACGTGTGGCGTGAAGTCCCGATGGTCTCGCACACCTTCGAGGACCCGGGCCGGACGCTGGGCGGTGGCATCACATGCGTGACCGGCCGGCACTTTTGGGGTGGCAGTCACATCGCCTTCAACCGGATGAACTTCCGCGGCAAGGACTTCTCCTCCTTCCAGATCTCACCCGGTTCGCATGGCGACATGATCGCGACGGAGTTCTACCGCAAGGAACGCGTCCCTATGACCATCAACATCGGGGTGCCGCCGGCGGTCACGATCACCGCCAGCTCTGCCTTCGACTATCTGCTGCTGCCCAAGGGCTCCGATGAGCTGGGCGTTGCCGGAGCGTTCCAGGGTTTCCCGGTTGACGTGGTCAGGGCCAAGACTGTGGATGCGCTGGCGATAGCCGAGTCGGAGATCGTCATCGAGGGCTACCTCGACACTGAGGAAAAGGTGTGGGAGAGCCCGCTGGCGGAGGAGGACAACGCGCAGGGCCAGCACCCTTTCCACCCGGAATGGGCCGGATACATGGGCAAGGCCTACCGGACCTACAAGTTCACGGCCACAGCCATCACCCGCCGCGCTGACCGGCCGATCTACCACGCGCTGGGTGTGCACATGCAGGAGGTGCACAACGCCTGCGTCATCCCGCGCGAGGCTGCACTCCTCGAGCTCGCCGACCGGATCGAGCCGGGGCTGGTCACCGACGTGCACGTTCCTTGGGCCATGACCGAGTGGGGCGGCGCGGTCTTCCAGGTGAAGAAGCGCCGCCAGCGCGACGAGGGCGCTCAGATCAACATCATGGACACCATCCTTGCGGCCTCGCGCGGAATGCGGGTCGCCATCACCGTCGACGACGACATCGACATTTACGACCTCAATGACGTGGTCTGGGCGGCGACCACGCGGGTCAATCCGGCCACCGACGTCCACCGCGTCGCGATAGGCGGAGTCGGGCAGACCTTCCAGCCCGGTGACAGAGCCTCTGCCGGCGCGGCAGACTGGACCGCGTCGAACATCCGCTTCCCCGGAGGGGTGTGCATCGACGCCACGGCACCGTTCGCCTACCGCGACGCGTTCGACCGGCCGACGTACCCGATCGACGCTGTCGACCCGGCCACCTTCTTCGGCACCGACGCGGTCGCCTCGATCCGCCGCGAACAGGCGGGTCAGTGGCTGGAGCGTCTAGCTGCAAAGGGACTGTGA